In Acanthopagrus latus isolate v.2019 chromosome 17, fAcaLat1.1, whole genome shotgun sequence, the following are encoded in one genomic region:
- the LOC119005486 gene encoding uncharacterized protein LOC119005486, producing the protein MAPLRVFLSLAVCLLLGHQAFAKNDAPCQRSKWNNGYATFLKRHIPPGTPTSLDQNQWMNYIKQNTGCNRPTQSFISPEDLDKVKDVCKSNGGKVYKDNLCISQQAFTFVTVRSELGTCGIKNIQKETKHLILACEVLENECLPVHFEGNPDNLKPNNNARGCQETRAPNHASSFKMSWLWLLSVPLVFTYGY; encoded by the coding sequence ATGGCTCCCCTCAGGGTTTTCCTCTCTCTCGCCGTCTGTCTCCTGCTGGGTCATCAAGCATTTGCTAAGAACGATGCTCCCTGCCAGCGCTCCAAATGGAACAATGGCTATGCGACCTTCCTCAAACGCCACATTCCCCCTGGCACTCCCACCTCTCTCGACCAGAACCAATGGATGAATTACATCAAACAAAATACGGGCTGCAACAGACCCACCCAGTCCTTCATCAGTCCAGAAGACCTGGACAAGGTGAAGGATGTGTGCAAGAGCAACGGGGGGAAGGTATACAAGGACAACCTGTGCATCAGCCAGCAGGCTTTTACTTTTGTCACGGTGAGGAGTGAACTGGGGACGTGCGGCATCAAGAACATCCAAAAGGAAACCAAACATCTGATCCTGGCCTGTGAGGTGCTGGAGAATGAGTGTCTGCCGGTCCATTTCGAGGGAAACCCTGATAATTTAAAACCAAATAACAACGCCAGAGGCTGCCAGGAGACGCGCGCTCCTAATCACGCATCCAGCTTTAAAATGTCGTGGCTGTGGTTGCT
- the ca14 gene encoding carbonic anhydrase 14 isoform X1 produces MDTLGLFILLMLLCFQWTIAPAAEEVTWTYIGLVGQTEWSQYFPDCGGTSQSPVDVVTTQTKYDPSLVPLTPLGYSQHGNKPLNMYNNGHTVVIELPEWMGLAGLPWLFTAVQMHLHWGSGGPSHGGSEHTINGLSADAELHVVHYNSELYPNMSAAMTQSDGLAVLGILIVTGEETNPAFNSILNYLSRVRHADQKALIPAFDVESLLPNDLGRYYRYNGSLTTPPCHQSVIWSVFHERVQISKAQLLRLETILYSSKAEDTDRMLLQDNYRATQPLNHRVVFASFSAESGKELSSGEVTAIVIGVMCGCVGLAVIIRFIVKTIRFFTLLHRETVAVNSSTSSWDVLPSNRPAPMPRMKEPEKAKEKKQDVALNTTADGEKKEEPSPSPQTEP; encoded by the exons GCTTGGTGGGCCAGACTGAGTGGTCACAGTATTTCCCTGACTGCGGTGGTACTTCTCAGTCCCCGGTTGATGTGGTCACCACGCAGACTAAATATGACCCCAGTCTGGTCCCTCTGACCCCACTGGGCTACAGTCAGCACGGCAACAAACCCCTCAATATGTACAATAACGGACACACAG TGGTGATCGAATTGCCAGAATGGATGGGACTGGCGGGGCTGCCCTGGCTCTTCACAGCTGTGCAAATGCACCTCCACTGGGGCAGCGGCGGGCCGAGTCATGGGGGCAGCGAGCACACCATCAACGGACTGAGTGCAGATGCAGAG ctgcatgtGGTGCACTACAACTCCGAGCTCTACCCCAACATGTCTGCGGCCATGACGCAAAGTGACGGCTTGGCTGTCCTAGGGATTCTCATTGTG acaggtgaggagaccAATCCGGCATTCAACAGCATCCTTAACTACTTGAGCCGCGTCAGACATGCTG ATCAGAAGGCGTTGATCCCAGCCTTTGACGTCGAGTCTCTGCTCCCTAACGATCTGGGACGCTACTATCGCTACAACGGCTCCCTAACAACGCCGCCCTGCCACCAGAGTGTGATCTGGTCTGTGTTTCATGAGAGGGTTCAAATCTCAAAGGCGCAG CTGCTGAGGTTGGAGACGATACTCTACTCAAGTAAAGCTGAAGACACAGACaggatgctgctgcaggacaacTACCGGGCCACGCAGCCGCTCAACCACAGGGTCGTCTTCGCCTCCTTCAGTGCAG AATCAGGGAAGGAGCTCTCTTCTG GTGAAGTCACAGCCATAGTAATAGGAGTGATGTGTGGCTGTGTAGGTCTGGCAGTGATCATTCGCTTCATCGTGAAGACGATACG ATTTTTTACACTCCTCCACCGTGAAACAGTCGCGGTAAACAG CTCTACCTCTAGCTGGGACGTCCTGCCCAGTAACCGGCCTGCTCCCATGCCAAG GATGAAAGAGCCGGAGAAagcaaaagagaagaaacaggatGTGGCTCTGAACACGACTGCtgatggagaaaagaaagaagaaccGTCACCTTCTCCTCAGACTGAGCCCTAG
- the ca14 gene encoding carbonic anhydrase 14 isoform X2, producing the protein MDTLGLFILLMLLCFQWTIAPAAEEVTWTYIGLVGQTEWSQYFPDCGGTSQSPVDVVTTQTKYDPSLVPLTPLGYSQHGNKPLNMYNNGHTVVIELPEWMGLAGLPWLFTAVQMHLHWGSGGPSHGGSEHTINGLSADAELHVVHYNSELYPNMSAAMTQSDGLAVLGILIVTGEETNPAFNSILNYLSRVRHADQKALIPAFDVESLLPNDLGRYYRYNGSLTTPPCHQSVIWSVFHERVQISKAQLLRLETILYSSKAEDTDRMLLQDNYRATQPLNHRVVFASFSAESGKELSSGEVTAIVIGVMCGCVGLAVIIRFIVKTIRSTSSWDVLPSNRPAPMPRMKEPEKAKEKKQDVALNTTADGEKKEEPSPSPQTEP; encoded by the exons GCTTGGTGGGCCAGACTGAGTGGTCACAGTATTTCCCTGACTGCGGTGGTACTTCTCAGTCCCCGGTTGATGTGGTCACCACGCAGACTAAATATGACCCCAGTCTGGTCCCTCTGACCCCACTGGGCTACAGTCAGCACGGCAACAAACCCCTCAATATGTACAATAACGGACACACAG TGGTGATCGAATTGCCAGAATGGATGGGACTGGCGGGGCTGCCCTGGCTCTTCACAGCTGTGCAAATGCACCTCCACTGGGGCAGCGGCGGGCCGAGTCATGGGGGCAGCGAGCACACCATCAACGGACTGAGTGCAGATGCAGAG ctgcatgtGGTGCACTACAACTCCGAGCTCTACCCCAACATGTCTGCGGCCATGACGCAAAGTGACGGCTTGGCTGTCCTAGGGATTCTCATTGTG acaggtgaggagaccAATCCGGCATTCAACAGCATCCTTAACTACTTGAGCCGCGTCAGACATGCTG ATCAGAAGGCGTTGATCCCAGCCTTTGACGTCGAGTCTCTGCTCCCTAACGATCTGGGACGCTACTATCGCTACAACGGCTCCCTAACAACGCCGCCCTGCCACCAGAGTGTGATCTGGTCTGTGTTTCATGAGAGGGTTCAAATCTCAAAGGCGCAG CTGCTGAGGTTGGAGACGATACTCTACTCAAGTAAAGCTGAAGACACAGACaggatgctgctgcaggacaacTACCGGGCCACGCAGCCGCTCAACCACAGGGTCGTCTTCGCCTCCTTCAGTGCAG AATCAGGGAAGGAGCTCTCTTCTG GTGAAGTCACAGCCATAGTAATAGGAGTGATGTGTGGCTGTGTAGGTCTGGCAGTGATCATTCGCTTCATCGTGAAGACGATACG CTCTACCTCTAGCTGGGACGTCCTGCCCAGTAACCGGCCTGCTCCCATGCCAAG GATGAAAGAGCCGGAGAAagcaaaagagaagaaacaggatGTGGCTCTGAACACGACTGCtgatggagaaaagaaagaagaaccGTCACCTTCTCCTCAGACTGAGCCCTAG
- the ca14 gene encoding carbonic anhydrase 14 isoform X3 encodes MDTLGLFILLMLLCFQWTIAPAAEEVTWTYIGLVGQTEWSQYFPDCGGTSQSPVDVVTTQTKYDPSLVPLTPLGYSQHGNKPLNMYNNGHTVVIELPEWMGLAGLPWLFTAVQMHLHWGSGGPSHGGSEHTINGLSADAELHVVHYNSELYPNMSAAMTQSDGLAVLGILIVTGEETNPAFNSILNYLSRVRHADQKALIPAFDVESLLPNDLGRYYRYNGSLTTPPCHQSVIWSVFHERVQISKAQLLRLETILYSSKAEDTDRMLLQDNYRATQPLNHRVVFASFSAESGKELSSGEVTAIVIGVMCGCVGLAVIIRFIVKTIRMKEPEKAKEKKQDVALNTTADGEKKEEPSPSPQTEP; translated from the exons GCTTGGTGGGCCAGACTGAGTGGTCACAGTATTTCCCTGACTGCGGTGGTACTTCTCAGTCCCCGGTTGATGTGGTCACCACGCAGACTAAATATGACCCCAGTCTGGTCCCTCTGACCCCACTGGGCTACAGTCAGCACGGCAACAAACCCCTCAATATGTACAATAACGGACACACAG TGGTGATCGAATTGCCAGAATGGATGGGACTGGCGGGGCTGCCCTGGCTCTTCACAGCTGTGCAAATGCACCTCCACTGGGGCAGCGGCGGGCCGAGTCATGGGGGCAGCGAGCACACCATCAACGGACTGAGTGCAGATGCAGAG ctgcatgtGGTGCACTACAACTCCGAGCTCTACCCCAACATGTCTGCGGCCATGACGCAAAGTGACGGCTTGGCTGTCCTAGGGATTCTCATTGTG acaggtgaggagaccAATCCGGCATTCAACAGCATCCTTAACTACTTGAGCCGCGTCAGACATGCTG ATCAGAAGGCGTTGATCCCAGCCTTTGACGTCGAGTCTCTGCTCCCTAACGATCTGGGACGCTACTATCGCTACAACGGCTCCCTAACAACGCCGCCCTGCCACCAGAGTGTGATCTGGTCTGTGTTTCATGAGAGGGTTCAAATCTCAAAGGCGCAG CTGCTGAGGTTGGAGACGATACTCTACTCAAGTAAAGCTGAAGACACAGACaggatgctgctgcaggacaacTACCGGGCCACGCAGCCGCTCAACCACAGGGTCGTCTTCGCCTCCTTCAGTGCAG AATCAGGGAAGGAGCTCTCTTCTG GTGAAGTCACAGCCATAGTAATAGGAGTGATGTGTGGCTGTGTAGGTCTGGCAGTGATCATTCGCTTCATCGTGAAGACGATACG GATGAAAGAGCCGGAGAAagcaaaagagaagaaacaggatGTGGCTCTGAACACGACTGCtgatggagaaaagaaagaagaaccGTCACCTTCTCCTCAGACTGAGCCCTAG